In Gouania willdenowi chromosome 24, fGouWil2.1, whole genome shotgun sequence, a single window of DNA contains:
- the esr1 gene encoding estrogen receptor isoform X2, which produces MYPEESRGSGGVANVDFLEETYDYVAPTPAPTPLYGHSTPGFYSASLDALGPPSDGSMQSVGSGPSSPLVFVPSSPRLSPFMHPPIQHYLETTSTPSYRSSHQSVSRDEQCGSLNEVYSVGDVGVGAQGFELTKEMRFCAVCSDYASGYHYGVWSCEGCKAFFKRSIQGHNDYMCPATNQCTIDRNRRKSCQACRLRKCYEVGMMKGGVRKDRGRVLRRDKRRAGIIDREKVAKDVEHKATPTHEGRKRNGSAGGGAGGGAGGGGRFSMTTMPPDQVLLLLQGAEPPILSSRQKMSRPYTEVTMMTLLTSMADKELVHMIAWAKKLPGFLQLSLHDQVQLLESSWLEVLMIGLIWRSIHCPGKLIFAQDLILDRNEGDCVEGMAEIFDMLLATAARFRMLKLKPEEFVCLKAIILLNSGTMEPLHNTVAVQNMLDTITDALIHHISQSGCSAQQQSRRQAQLLLLLSHIRHMSNKGMEHLYSMKCKNKVPLYDLLLEMLDAHRLHRPGPPNQLCSDADPPPHGGADARCSRESPGVLQYGGPRSDCAL; this is translated from the exons ATGTACCCTGAGGAGAGCCGGGGGTCCGGGGGGGTCGCCAACGTGGACTTCCTGGAGGAAACGTACGACTACGTTGCTCCCACCCCGGCGCCCACTCCCCTGTACGGCCACTCCACTCCCGGCTTCTACTCTGCCTCCCTGGACGCCCTTGGACCCCCGTCGGATGGCAGTATGCAATCTGTGGGCAGTGGTCCCAGCAGTCCTCTGGTGTTTGTTCCTTCCAGCCCCCGCCTGAGCCCCTTTATGCACCCCCCCATCCAACACTACCTGGAAACCACCTCGACACCCAGCTACAG AAGCAGTCACCAGTCGGTCTCCAGGGACGAGCAGTGTGGCTCCCTGAATGAGGTGTACAGTGTTGGCGACGTAGGGGTCGGGGCCCAAGGCTTCGAGCTGACCAAGGAGATGCGTTTCTGTGCCGTGTGCAGCGACTACGCCTCTGGGTACCACTATGGGGTGTGGTCCTGTGAGGGCTGCAAGGCCTTCTTCAAGAGGAGCATCCAGG GTCACAATGACTACATGTGCCCAGCAACCAATCAGTGCACCATTGACAGGAATCGCAGGAAGAGCTGCCAGGCCTGTCGTCTGAGGAAGTGTTACGAAGTGGGAATGATGAAAGGAG gtGTGCGTAAGGACCGTGGTCGTGTGTTGCGGCGTGACAAACGACGTGCGGGGATCATTGACAGAGAGAAAGTAGCGAAAGACGTAGAACAcaaggccacgcccactcacgAGGGCAGGAAACGTAACGGCAGCGCAGGAGGAGGAGCCGGAGGAGGAgccggaggaggaggaagattcTCCATGACCACCATGCCACCTGATCAG GTGCTCCTCCTGCtccagggggcggagcctcccATCCTGAGCTCCCGTCAGAAGATGAGCCGACCCTACACAGAGGTCACCATGATGACTCTGCTCACCAGCATGGCTGACAAAGAGCTGGTTCACATGATCGCCTGGGCCAAGAAGCTTCCAG gCTTCCTGCAGCTTTCCCTTCACGACCAGGTTCAGCTGCTGGAGAGCTCGTGGCTGGAGGTGCTGATGATCGGCCTCATTTGGAGGTCCATCCACTGCCCGGGAAAACTCATCTTTGCACAAGATCTCATTCTGGACAG AAACGAAGGCGACTGCGTGGAAGGCATGGCTGAGATCTTCGACATGCTTCTGGCCACCGCCGCACGCTTCCGGATGCTCAAACTCAAACCGGAGGAGTTTGTGTGTCTGAAAGCCATCATCCTGCTCAACTCTG GCACGATGGAGCCACTCCACAACACCGTGGCTGTGCAGAACATGTTGGACACCATCACCGACGCCCTCATACATcacatcagccaatcaggatgctCCGCTCAGCAGCAGTCGAGGCGTCaggctcagctgctgctgctgctctcacaCATCAGACACATGAG TAACAAAGGTATGGAACATCTGTACAGTATGAAGTGTAAGAACAAAGTTCCTCTGTACGACCTGCTGCTGGAGATGCTGGACGCCCACCGCCTCCACCGCCCCGGCCCACCCAATCAGCTGTGCTCCGACGCAGACCCGCCCCCTCACGGTGGGGCCGACGCCCGCTGCAGCCGTGAGAGTCCAGGGGTGCTGCAGTACGGGGGCCCCCGCTCCGACTGTGCCCTGTGA
- the esr1 gene encoding estrogen receptor isoform X1 — MYPEESRGSGGVANVDFLEETYDYVAPTPAPTPLYGHSTPGFYSASLDALGPPSDGSMQSVGSGPSSPLVFVPSSPRLSPFMHPPIQHYLETTSTPSYRSSHQSVSRDEQCGSLNEVYSVGDVGVGAQGFELTKEMRFCAVCSDYASGYHYGVWSCEGCKAFFKRSIQGHNDYMCPATNQCTIDRNRRKSCQACRLRKCYEVGMMKGGVRKDRGRVLRRDKRRAGIIDREKVAKDVEHKATPTHEGRKRNGSAGGGAGGGAGGGGRFSMTTMPPDQVLLLLQGAEPPILSSRQKMSRPYTEVTMMTLLTSMADKELVHMIAWAKKLPGFLQLSLHDQVQLLESSWLEVLMIGLIWRSIHCPGKLIFAQDLILDRNEGDCVEGMAEIFDMLLATAARFRMLKLKPEEFVCLKAIILLNSGAFSFCTGTMEPLHNTVAVQNMLDTITDALIHHISQSGCSAQQQSRRQAQLLLLLSHIRHMSNKGMEHLYSMKCKNKVPLYDLLLEMLDAHRLHRPGPPNQLCSDADPPPHGGADARCSRESPGVLQYGGPRSDCAL; from the exons ATGTACCCTGAGGAGAGCCGGGGGTCCGGGGGGGTCGCCAACGTGGACTTCCTGGAGGAAACGTACGACTACGTTGCTCCCACCCCGGCGCCCACTCCCCTGTACGGCCACTCCACTCCCGGCTTCTACTCTGCCTCCCTGGACGCCCTTGGACCCCCGTCGGATGGCAGTATGCAATCTGTGGGCAGTGGTCCCAGCAGTCCTCTGGTGTTTGTTCCTTCCAGCCCCCGCCTGAGCCCCTTTATGCACCCCCCCATCCAACACTACCTGGAAACCACCTCGACACCCAGCTACAG AAGCAGTCACCAGTCGGTCTCCAGGGACGAGCAGTGTGGCTCCCTGAATGAGGTGTACAGTGTTGGCGACGTAGGGGTCGGGGCCCAAGGCTTCGAGCTGACCAAGGAGATGCGTTTCTGTGCCGTGTGCAGCGACTACGCCTCTGGGTACCACTATGGGGTGTGGTCCTGTGAGGGCTGCAAGGCCTTCTTCAAGAGGAGCATCCAGG GTCACAATGACTACATGTGCCCAGCAACCAATCAGTGCACCATTGACAGGAATCGCAGGAAGAGCTGCCAGGCCTGTCGTCTGAGGAAGTGTTACGAAGTGGGAATGATGAAAGGAG gtGTGCGTAAGGACCGTGGTCGTGTGTTGCGGCGTGACAAACGACGTGCGGGGATCATTGACAGAGAGAAAGTAGCGAAAGACGTAGAACAcaaggccacgcccactcacgAGGGCAGGAAACGTAACGGCAGCGCAGGAGGAGGAGCCGGAGGAGGAgccggaggaggaggaagattcTCCATGACCACCATGCCACCTGATCAG GTGCTCCTCCTGCtccagggggcggagcctcccATCCTGAGCTCCCGTCAGAAGATGAGCCGACCCTACACAGAGGTCACCATGATGACTCTGCTCACCAGCATGGCTGACAAAGAGCTGGTTCACATGATCGCCTGGGCCAAGAAGCTTCCAG gCTTCCTGCAGCTTTCCCTTCACGACCAGGTTCAGCTGCTGGAGAGCTCGTGGCTGGAGGTGCTGATGATCGGCCTCATTTGGAGGTCCATCCACTGCCCGGGAAAACTCATCTTTGCACAAGATCTCATTCTGGACAG AAACGAAGGCGACTGCGTGGAAGGCATGGCTGAGATCTTCGACATGCTTCTGGCCACCGCCGCACGCTTCCGGATGCTCAAACTCAAACCGGAGGAGTTTGTGTGTCTGAAAGCCATCATCCTGCTCAACTCTG GGGCCTTTTCTTTCTGCACAGGCACGATGGAGCCACTCCACAACACCGTGGCTGTGCAGAACATGTTGGACACCATCACCGACGCCCTCATACATcacatcagccaatcaggatgctCCGCTCAGCAGCAGTCGAGGCGTCaggctcagctgctgctgctgctctcacaCATCAGACACATGAG TAACAAAGGTATGGAACATCTGTACAGTATGAAGTGTAAGAACAAAGTTCCTCTGTACGACCTGCTGCTGGAGATGCTGGACGCCCACCGCCTCCACCGCCCCGGCCCACCCAATCAGCTGTGCTCCGACGCAGACCCGCCCCCTCACGGTGGGGCCGACGCCCGCTGCAGCCGTGAGAGTCCAGGGGTGCTGCAGTACGGGGGCCCCCGCTCCGACTGTGCCCTGTGA